A window of Pomacea canaliculata isolate SZHN2017 linkage group LG3, ASM307304v1, whole genome shotgun sequence contains these coding sequences:
- the LOC112558773 gene encoding LOW QUALITY PROTEIN: toll-like receptor Tollo (The sequence of the model RefSeq protein was modified relative to this genomic sequence to represent the inferred CDS: deleted 1 base in 1 codon), which yields MSDQACLLSQSTSLLTAVLAAVLVVFMLTFLVLYKYRWHIRLALYEAFRVNPQRRRRQPEREYEYDVFVSYANEDVDWVRQELIPTLEGRHGLRLCIHQRDFPVGGNIIDNISTCVHASKRVLFVLSPHFARSRWCQFELVFCQNYVMERDDVLVLTLLAPISGRDMTDAISAMFKTTTYLAWGEEDDARKAFWGRLVLAFHDIVPRQVADKDQQKKADEPQKVNLSTADFHHLNVGLFLQQPEPPSFRLLQQCHPACSINLTGNGLSSIDQHAFRGLQNLTDITLDNNNLDFYSVRPVLNVSSLVELRMSKNYNATYIPEKIFLEFSLPHLSGLAIAGINLPVLHMSVFKPLKKLVFLDVGINDIQSIVVDSLPSLTYLILNDNNIGKDFIQTCYNTNESLYPMLRYLSLRNNNIYSLDRRVCLPNLEHLEIAYNKLYFLRTGGFSNLQKLRRLNLSGLRLKEIDPLAFASDSLEFLYMSSSGIDFSSDSISAQMFDQCPKLSFLELDYNNFSNVTDAKVQQLFHRIPLLTRVYLGNSRIKTITSDTFKDIPHVKVLSLYTNAIEDLPDGVFDHLVNLIILRLNDNRLSEIRETTFSVNTRQRLRLLDLSNNPYTCTCSLRWFTSWLMDESEKVCKLSDRLRVRSFLNQNSKQVGKKAVMADVSEGGKYSNKWSDFPKRKSQPISRHFQQVYHHQHHQPLVSTLTETSVSESQGQVFLSPVDTTVYLSDFFLSDQACLLSQSTSLLTAVLAAVLVVFMLTFLVLYKYRWHIRLALYEAVRGNPQRQQQRQPERDYEYDVFVSYANEDVDWVREELIPTLEGRHGLRLCIHQRDFPVGGNIIDNISTCVHASKRVLFVLSPHFARSRWCQFELVFCQNYVMERDDVLVLTLLAPISGRDMTDAISAMFKTTTYLAWGEEDDARKAFWGRLVLAFHDIVPRQVA from the exons ATGAGCGATCAAGCGTGTCTGTTGAGCCAGTCCACCAGTCTGTTGACGGCAGTTCTGGCGGCAGTGCTGGTGGTGTTCATGCTGACCTTCCTGGTGCTGTACAAGTACCGCTGGCACATTCGCCTGGCGCTGTACGAGGCTTTCCGAGTAAACCcgcaacgacgacgacgacaacctGAACGCGAGTACGAGTATGATGTGTTCGTGTCGTACGCCAACGAAGACGTGGACTGGGTGAGACAGGAACTCATACCGACACTGGAAGGGAG ACACGGGCTGAGGCTGTGCATCCACCAGCGAGACTTCCCTGTCGGCGGCAACATCATCGACAACATCAGCACCTGTGTGCACGCGTCCAAGCGTGTCCTCTTTGTGTTGTCGCCGCACTTCGCCAGGAGCCGCTGGTGTCAGTTTGAACTGGTGTTCTGTCAAAACTACGTCATGGAACGCGATGACGTCCTGGTGCTGACGCTGCTGGCGCCCATTAGCGGTCGTGACATGACTGACGCCATCTCCGCCATGTTTAAGACGACGACTTACCTGGCGTGGGGCGAGGAAGACGACGCGAGAAAGGCTTTCTGGGGTCGTCTGGTGCTGGCTTTCCACGACATTGTGCCTCGACAGGTGGC GGACAAAGATCAACAAAAGAAGGCCGACGAACCACAAAAAGTGAATCTTTCCACAG CTGACTTCCACCATCTCAACGTTGGACTTTTCCTTCAACAACCTGAACCACCTTCATTCAGACTTCTTCAGCAATGTCACCCAGCTTGCTCCATAAATCTGACTGGCAACGGACTTTCCTCCATCGACCAGCATGCCTTTCGTGGATTGCAAAATCTGACTGATATAACTCTCGACAACAACAATCTAGATTTCTACTCTGTACGACCAGTTCTGAATGTGTCTTCGTTAGTTGAACTGAGGATGTCCAAGAACTACAATGCTACCTACATTcctgaaaaaatattcttggaGTTTTCATTACCACACTTGAGTGGCTTGGCTATTGCTGGAATCAATTTGCCAGTTTTACATATGAGTGTTTTCAAACCTCTCAAGAAGCTTGTTTTTCTGGACGTGGGTATCAATGATATACAGAGTATTGTGGTAGACAGTTTGCCGTCGCTCACTTATCTCATCCTCAACGATAATAACATTGGAAAAGACTTTATACAAACTTGTTACAATACAAACGAGTCGCTTTATCCAATGCTGCGCTATCTCAGTCTAAGgaataacaatatttatagcTTAGACCGGCGTGTCTGTTTGCCAAACTTAGAACATTTAGAGATTGCATATAACAAATTGTACTTCTTAAGGACAGGTGGTTTCTCGAATCTTCAAAAGCTTCGACGCCTTAATTTGTCAGGCTTACGACTTAAAGAAATCGACCCTCTTGCTTTCGCAAGCGACTCCCTGGAATTTCTGTACATGTCAAGTAGTGGCATTGACTTTTCTAGCGATTCAATCAGTGCGCAAATGTTTGATCAGTGCCCAAAACTTTCCTTTCTTGAGCTAGATTACAATAATTTTTCCAATGTCACCGACGCAAAAGTTCAACAACTTTTTCATCGTATCCCCCTGCTTACTAGGGTCTACCTGGGTAATTCAAGAATCAAAACTATCACATCTGATACATTTAAAGATATTCCCCACGTTAAGGTATTGAGTTTGTATACAAACGCAATCGAAGATCTTCCAGACGGCGTCTTCGACCATCTCGTCAACTTGATAATCCTTCGTCTTAACGACAATCGTCTGTCAGAGATAAGGGAGACCACCTTCAGTGTCAACACTCGCCAACGTCTTCGCCTACTGGACTTGAGCAACAATCCCTacacgtgcacgtgcagctTGAGGTGGTTCACATCCTGGCTGATGGACGAAAGtgaaaaagtttgtaaactttCCGACAGGTTACGTGTGCGCTCTTTTCTCaaccag aacagtaaacaagtgGGGAAAAAAGCTGTCATGGCGGATGTCTCTGAGGGCGGCAAGTACAGCAACAAATGGTCTGATTTTCCTAAGCGAAAATCGCAACCAATCTCACGACATTTCCAGCAGGTATAtcaccatcagcaccaccagCCCCTAGTCTCAACTCTCACAGAAACATCAGTTTCTGAATCACAAGGACAGGTCTTTTTATCACCTGTGGACACCACCGTTTACCTATCTGATTTCTTTCTGAGCGATCAAGCGTGTCTGTTGAGTCAGTCCACCAGTCTGTTGACGGCAGTTCTGGCGGCAGTGCTGGTGGTGTTCATGCTGACCTTCCTGGTGCTGTACAAGTACCGCTGGCACATTCGCCTGGCGCTGTACGAGGCTGTTCGAGGAAACCCGCAACGACAACAGCAGCGACAACCTGAGCGCGACTACGAGTATGATGTGTTCGTGTCATATGCCAACGAGGACGTGGACTGGGTGAGAGAGGAACTCATACCGACACTGGAAGGGAG ACACGGGCTGAGGCTGTGCATCCACCAGCGAGACTTCCCTGTCGGCGGCAACATCATCGACAATATCAGCACCTGTGTGCACGCGTCCAAGCGTGTCCTCTTTGTGTTGTCACCGCACTTCGCCAGGAGCCGCTGGTGTCAGTTTGAACTGGTGTTCTGTCAAAACTACGTCATGGAACGCGATGACGTCCTGGTGCTGACGCTGCTGGCGCCCATTAGCGGTCGTGACATGACTGACGCCATCTCCGCCATGTTTAAGACGACGACTTACCTGGCGTGGGGCGAGGAAGACGACGCGAGAAAGGCTTTCTGGGGTCGTCTGGTGCTGGCTTTCCACGACATTGTGCCTCGACAGGTGGCGTGA